The sequence below is a genomic window from Methanocalculus natronophilus.
GTAGCACGATTATGCCTGAAGAGCCTGAAAGAAACCTGAGGGCATCAATGCACTAATACGGAGCAGTAAACCATTAAGGAGCATCCGGCTCAGAAGAATGCCTGCGAGGCTGTAGTCATAGCATCAATACGAGAGGCCGGGCAGGCAAAGATGGAGAATTTCAGTTTCCTTAGCCCGTAATATCTCCATCTGCATCCCCCGCCATTTGGAGACACCACTACCTTTATGGTCTGATACTCCCATCTCCGTGCATTATGGCACTATTCATCGTCCTTGGGAAACTGACCGATCAGGCTATTGCAAAGTTGAAGGAAGCAAGGGCAAGGGATGAGAAGGCAAAAGAGCAGATCGAGCAGGCAGGAGGGGTGCTGCATGGCCTGTATTACACGTTTGGCCGGTATGACTTCGTCGCTGTCATCGAACTACCATCCCCGGAGATACTCGCAGATGTCATCATCAACATCAGCCAGTGGGGTACCGTCAGCACCGAATCCCTGACAGCGCTCCTTCCCGAACAGGTCTATGATATGACAAAGTAAGCGGGAAGCACGCGTAACCGGCATTGCTGAAAAGACCGGATAATTGGGAAGACGCACAAAGTATCGCCATGAAACCATTCTGAAGAGGAATGTCAGGATCCGGCACCGGCATTTCTCTGTCTCCACAATTTCTATTGTATTTCCATTTGCCATTTCAACTGGAGATCCAGCCTGATTACGAAACTATATCAGAAGAATGCATCAT
It includes:
- a CDS encoding GYD domain-containing protein, which encodes MALFIVLGKLTDQAIAKLKEARARDEKAKEQIEQAGGVLHGLYYTFGRYDFVAVIELPSPEILADVIINISQWGTVSTESLTALLPEQVYDMTK